A genomic stretch from uncultured Cohaesibacter sp. includes:
- a CDS encoding LacI family transcriptional regulator, translating into MQQGSNKPTQKTIAHIMGLAVTTVSRALKGDPKIAEATRLQVAKVAEEIGYVPDRAAQRLRTGKTRVIGLMLSPHDEIFGFGNSMIEGLTRSLEGSGYHLIITPTFSGGDDIEPIKYVVRNGLADGLVLTRTRNFDERIRYLLEKKFPFVCHGRTDFSQKHSFIDFNNEDFAFQAVNRLADLGCNQLSIILPQEGFTFHQHLRYGFMRAVRQAGLDYVIPDRVTLDSNLEAIRSWAVELLSDRKEGDVFGFICPGETSYLALNAGLRNIGLKRGVDYQAVVKTNSAILEQISPTLDRVYEDIENAGLLMGKTLLSILDGSNEGISQIVQDPIFSFQNV; encoded by the coding sequence ATGCAGCAAGGGTCCAACAAGCCGACGCAAAAAACGATTGCGCACATCATGGGGCTGGCGGTCACCACCGTTTCTCGTGCCCTCAAGGGGGATCCCAAGATCGCTGAGGCCACGCGCTTGCAAGTGGCAAAGGTCGCCGAGGAAATCGGCTATGTGCCTGATCGAGCGGCCCAACGGTTGAGAACTGGCAAGACGCGCGTTATCGGCCTGATGCTCAGCCCGCATGATGAGATTTTCGGCTTTGGTAACAGCATGATCGAAGGCTTGACGCGCTCTCTGGAAGGGTCTGGCTATCATCTCATTATCACCCCGACATTTTCCGGCGGTGATGATATCGAGCCAATCAAATATGTGGTGCGTAACGGTCTGGCGGACGGGCTGGTTTTGACCCGGACACGCAATTTCGATGAGCGTATCCGCTATCTGCTTGAAAAGAAGTTTCCCTTTGTCTGTCACGGGCGCACGGATTTCTCACAGAAGCATAGTTTCATCGACTTCAATAATGAGGACTTTGCCTTTCAGGCTGTGAACAGGCTGGCGGATCTTGGCTGCAATCAACTGTCTATTATTCTGCCGCAGGAAGGCTTCACCTTTCACCAGCATCTCCGCTATGGGTTCATGCGGGCGGTGCGGCAGGCCGGGTTGGATTATGTCATTCCGGATAGGGTGACGCTGGATTCCAATCTTGAGGCCATCCGGTCCTGGGCCGTTGAGCTTTTGTCCGATCGCAAGGAAGGGGATGTCTTCGGCTTCATTTGCCCCGGAGAGACCAGCTATCTGGCGCTCAATGCCGGTTTGCGCAATATCGGTCTCAAGCGTGGGGTTGATTATCAGGCGGTTGTTAAAACGAACAGTGCCATCCTAGAGCAGATTTCGCCTACGCTTGATCGCGTTTACGAAGATATCGAGAATGCTGGCCTGCTTATGGGCAAAACGCTGCTGTCCATACTGGATGGCAGCAACGAGGGCATTTCACAAATTGTACAGGACCCTATTTTCAGCTTTCAGAATGTCTGA
- a CDS encoding carbohydrate kinase has protein sequence MICCGEALIDMIPTQSGDGTLTYQPCSGGAVFNTAIALGRLGVPAEFLTGLSSDLFGEQIRDSLQESGVGASLCEVSKRPTTLAFVKLVDGHATYHFYDENSAGRMLSIENVGAVPPSIDALFFGGISLAVEPCARTYEAIALREAKDHVIMMDPNVRPGFIEDAEVYRERIRSMMAHSDIVKLSDEDIAWFFPDLDTLEAQVAEVKKLGPTIILITKGAEGATAYLCDGRTISVPSERVTVVDTVGAGDTFNAGMLAKLDEMCLLSKEALKGVADDQIAAAMAFAARVAAVTVSRKGANPPWVKEL, from the coding sequence ATCATATGCTGCGGAGAAGCGTTGATCGACATGATACCCACCCAAAGCGGGGATGGGACGCTTACCTATCAGCCTTGTTCGGGTGGTGCGGTCTTCAATACCGCGATTGCCTTGGGGCGTCTGGGTGTGCCGGCAGAATTCCTGACCGGTTTGTCGTCAGACCTGTTTGGCGAACAAATCCGGGATTCCTTGCAGGAAAGCGGCGTTGGGGCAAGCCTTTGCGAAGTGAGCAAGCGTCCGACAACGCTTGCTTTCGTCAAGCTTGTTGACGGGCATGCCACCTATCATTTTTACGATGAGAATTCTGCGGGGCGCATGCTGTCGATTGAAAATGTGGGGGCTGTTCCACCTTCCATTGATGCGCTGTTTTTCGGTGGCATAAGCTTGGCTGTTGAGCCCTGTGCCCGCACCTATGAAGCGATTGCCCTGAGGGAAGCGAAAGACCACGTCATCATGATGGACCCCAATGTCAGGCCGGGTTTCATCGAGGATGCCGAGGTCTATCGTGAACGCATTCGTTCCATGATGGCCCATAGCGATATTGTGAAGCTTTCTGACGAAGATATCGCATGGTTCTTTCCCGACCTTGATACGCTTGAGGCGCAGGTGGCTGAGGTGAAAAAGCTAGGCCCGACGATCATTCTGATCACCAAAGGGGCGGAAGGAGCAACGGCCTATCTTTGTGACGGGCGCACCATTTCAGTGCCCTCCGAACGCGTTACTGTGGTTGATACTGTGGGGGCTGGCGATACCTTCAATGCCGGTATGTTGGCCAAACTGGATGAAATGTGCCTATTGAGCAAAGAGGCCCTCAAAGGCGTTGCCGATGATCAGATCGCGGCGGCCATGGCGTTTGCGGCACGCGTTGCTGCGGTAACTGTTTCGCGCAAAGGGGCAAATCCCCCTTGGGTGAAAGAGCTCTAG
- a CDS encoding TetR/AcrR family transcriptional regulator: MSEKKTRRRGETLERAILDAAWEEVLVYGFQQYTVEGVVKRAKTSRSVVYRRWSNKVELFEAALLHYFHQNRPIVPDRGSLRDDLIALLNQVCEMRGHLMLVLTSQLMEYYRETSVKPMELRHKIVLASDSVLDAVLMNAIQRGEITVLPVPDRIKHIPFDMLLSEFFMTLQQPNLNSIIEIVDLIVLPAIYFHQKQHAHVNGQVIAAQ, from the coding sequence TTGAGCGAGAAGAAAACACGACGCCGAGGGGAAACTCTCGAGCGGGCAATTCTGGATGCAGCATGGGAAGAAGTGCTTGTCTATGGGTTCCAACAATATACTGTCGAAGGTGTTGTGAAGCGCGCCAAGACGAGCCGCTCTGTTGTCTATCGCCGCTGGTCCAATAAGGTGGAGCTGTTTGAGGCTGCGCTATTGCACTATTTCCATCAGAACAGACCCATTGTACCTGACAGAGGGTCGCTGCGCGATGATCTGATTGCTTTGCTCAATCAGGTTTGTGAAATGCGGGGCCATTTGATGTTGGTTCTTACATCCCAGCTGATGGAATATTACAGAGAGACATCTGTGAAGCCCATGGAGCTAAGGCATAAAATTGTCCTTGCCAGCGATTCCGTGTTGGATGCGGTTTTGATGAATGCCATTCAGCGCGGCGAGATAACCGTTTTGCCTGTTCCTGATCGCATAAAGCACATACCCTTTGATATGTTGCTCAGTGAATTCTTCATGACGCTGCAACAGCCAAATCTGAACAGCATTATCGAGATTGTCGATTTGATTGTCCTTCCTGCGATCTATTTTCACCAGAAGCAACATGCCCATGTCAATGGACAGGTGATTGCGGCCCAATAG